Within the Burkholderia mayonis genome, the region TTTCAGTGCTACGTGCAGCGGCATCCGATGGCGGAGCGGCTGGGAATGCTGCATTGAGCGGCTCGTCGCCGGCCGATCGAAGCGGCACATCCGGCTCGCACCGGCCCGCGGCCCACGCGCCACCGGGATGTTCAACACCGCATTGAAACTGAAATCGCGCCCGCCGGCTGTGACGCTCACGCCGGGCGCCGCATCGTCGCCACCGGCGCCGGCCAAGCGCATCCGGAAGGACTGCCGGTGATCACCGACGATCGCCGACGATGACCGCGAATGCCTCGCGCCGCTGACCGGCACAGTGCACCGCGGCGCGCGCACCCGTTTCGCCCCCGTTTCGCCCCCGTTTCGCCCCCGTTTCGCCCCCGTTTCGCATCCGTTTCGCATCCGTTTCGCGCGACGGCCCGCGCGCCTCTATTCCATGTTGTGGATTCGAACCGACATGAAAGCCATCGCCTTCTGCCAGAATCTCCCGATCGACGCCGACGATTCCCAGTTCAACCCGCCGATCAATCCAATCGCTTTCATCGAGTGTCTCGCGGTGGTGGCGATATGAGCGATGAATCTGGCGAGGCCGCGGCCGACGCGACAGAGACCGTTCCGCCGCCTTGGACTGAGCCGTCGACGGCCGGGGCGCGGCGGGATCTGCTGGGCAGTCCGCGCAGTCGATGGATGGGCGGCGGCGGCAGGCTTGCGGCGCACGGACTGGCCGGCGACTCGTGCAAACCGGCCGCGGACGCGGCGCTCAGGCGTTCAGGCGTTCAGGCGTTCAGGCGCTCAGGCGTTCAGGCGCTCAGGCGCTCAGGCGCTCAGGCGTTCACGTTCGCACGACGCTCGACGATCACCACTTGCGCGCACTGCCGCGCGAAATGACGCGCGGCCGCCAAACCGATTCCCGTGCCGCCGCCGCTGACTACGACTATCCGGCTCATATGTGCGCTCCCGTGTGAACGTGATGAATGCGCCGGCGCGCGCCCGCTACCACCCGGCGGGTGACGAACCGAGCGCGCTCGCCGGATGTGGCCAGCGCACCGGGGCGCCGTCGACCGCCACGGGCGCGCGCACGCGCCGCGCCGGCCCCCAGCTCGTCTCCTCGACCCACTCGGCCAGATCGTCGGGCGTTTCGGGCGCGATCGGCCGCCGGCCCTTCTCCTGCAGTCCATCCGACGCGAGCAGCACCGCCGTTCTCGCGAGCGACGCGCGCGTTCTCGTCCCGACGCCCGTCGCGAGCCGGCGCGCGAGGCCGCGAATCGCGGCGGTCGCGAGGAAATAGCCGACGCCGTGATCGAGCGCCTGGACGGGCAGCGGCACGGGACGCTCGCCGCGTGTTTCGCGCATGCCCGTCTCGACGATGCCGGCGCTCGTCTGCACGAGGCTGTCGAAACCCCTGCGTCCGCGCCACGGCCCGCTCCAGCCATAGGCGTCGAGCGACACGTCGACGAGGCCCGGATTGATCCGGCGCCGCTCGTCGGCGTCGAAGCCGAGCCGCTCAAGCGCGTCGGGCCGGTAGCCGTGGACCATCACGTCGGCCTCGCCGATCAGGCGCCGCAGCAGTGCACACCCCTCTCCGGACTTCAGGTCGACGCGCGCGCAGCGCTTGCCGAGCACGACTTCCGGCACCGTGTTCGGCTCGTCCCAGCCGATCGGATCAATGCGCAGCACCTGCGCGCCGAAGCCCGCAAGAAAGCGCGTGGCGACGGGGCCCGCGAGGATGCGCGTCAGGTCGAGCACGCGCACGCCGTGCAGCGGACGTTCGGCGGGCGCCGACCATGCCGGGCGCTTGCCCTCGACCGCCACGTCGTCGTGAATCAGCAGCGGCTCCGCGCGCACCGCGCGCCCTTGCGGATGACGCGCCCACTCGTCCTGCGTGTGCATCGCGGCCGCGCAACCGCCCTGCGCGATGACGGCGGACTCGAGCGCGTCGCCACGCCACTGCTCGGCCGCGCGCGCGACGGCTGCCTTGTCGAGCGGCGCGCCGAGCACCGCGAGCGCGGCGTCGCGATGATGCGGCGCGTTCGTGTGCAGCCTGATCCAACCGTCGGCGGTACGATAGTCGCCCGCGATCACGTCCCACGGCGGCGGCACTTGCCAGCCGCGCGGACGCAGCGACGTGCCGAACCACAGCGACGCGCGGCGGCGATCCACGTGAACGCCGGGCAGCTTGCCGGTCGCGCGATGCACGAGCTCGGCGACCGCGGCGCTCGCCGCGCCGATCGCGGCCGACGCGAAATCGGTGACTGGAAAGACCGACGGCAGGACGCCCACGCCGCTGAAGCGCAACGTGCGCAGATAGTCGGGATCGCCGTTCGCGGCCCGCCAGATTTCGTGCAGATACGCGGCGGTGCGAGCGCGGCCGGATTGTTCGGATTGCGATAAAGAAGCGAGATCGGACATGGATATTCTCGATTTGTCGATATCGCAGCAAGATTATTGTCGGCAAACTTCGGCTGTCAACGTTGATTCCGACAATCAAGTTATTTTTATTTTATCCGGCTGTATGCTTTTGCATGCTGATTCGAATGAACGCTGTCCGACGGATCGGACCGCGCGCGTCACATGCAAGTGGCTTTCGATTTCCGGCGCGGCACCCGGGTTCCTGTTGCAACGGAGCGCGGTTGGTCGCTTGCCGAGACGAAGCCCGCTCTGCAACGCGGATGATTCGACGCATCGCGTATTTTCAGCCGCGCGATATCGAAACACGTCCTGAACTCCGATTCGCGCCATTAGCCGGTATTTTCTAAATAACGAGAAATTCGACGTTGATTTCAAGAATCAAGATTTGAATGCCAATCAGGCGGTTTTATTATTGCCGCTGGACCCGCGGACATCTCGTCGCCATTTCGGCGCACCCACGGCAGAGAAACCGGAAACGTGCGAGCAGGCGTCTTCTGCCCGCACTTCCTGCCATCCGCCACGAAACGGCGTCACGGAGCCTGCCGTCCGCCGAGATGCCCGGATAGATGCCGAGATACGTCCGCGCCCTACCGCCATTCCGCCGGCGGCGCGACTTCCGCTTGCCATGTCGAACGACGCCGGATCGCCGCGCTCGGCCGCCTTGCGCGAACCGGCGCGCGCTACGCTTCGAACGAAATCCCGCAGACCGCGCCGCCGCCCGCCGCGACCTCCCGCGCCGCTTTCGCCCCTTCGACCTGCAGGATCGTCGGCAGCGACACGCCGTTCTTCGCCGCCGTCACCTCGGCGAGGATCGACACCGCGATCTCCGGCGGCGTGCGGCTGCCGATGTAGATGCCCGCCGGGCCATGCAGCCGCGCAAGCGCCGCCGCGCCCAGATCGAACTCGCGCAGCCGCTCGCGCCGCGCCTGGCTGTTGCGCCGCGAGCCGAGCGCGCCGACGTAGAACGCCGGCGTCTTCAGCGCTTCCATCAGCGCGAGATCGTCGAGCTTCGGATCATGCGTCAACGCGATCACCGCCGAGCGGCGATCGAGCTGCATGTCGAGCACGGTATCGTCGGGCATCGTCCGCACGAGCCGCGTGCCCGGCACGTCCCACGCGTCCGTGTACGCTTCGCGCGGATCGCAGACCGTCACCTGATAGTCGAGCCCGACCGCGATCTGGCACAGATAGCGCGACAACTGCCCTGCGCCGATCACGAGCATCCGGTAGCGCGGCCCGTGAATCGTCACGAGGCGCGCGCCGTCGAAGGACAGCCCGTCGGTCGCGATCGCGGGCGCGAGCGCCGCTTCGCCCGTCGCGAGATCGAGCGTGCGCGTGACGAGCCGGCCGCGTTCGAGCGCGTCGCACAGCGCCGCGATGCCGCTTTTCGGCGCGAGCGGTTCGAGCACGAGCTCGATCGTGCCGCCGCACGGCAGGCCGAAGCGATGCGCTTCTTCGGCCGTCACGCCGTACTTGACCGCTTCGGGCCGCGCCCAGCTCGCGACGCCCGACGCCTGCACGCGCGCGATCAGATCGTCCTCGATGCAGCCGCCCGACACCGAGCCGACGACGAGCCCGTCGTCGCGCACCGCGAGCATCGCGCCCTCCGGCCGCGGCGACGAACCCCAGGTCCGCACGACCGTCACGAGCAG harbors:
- a CDS encoding XdhC family protein, which translates into the protein MENTDLEVLRTGARWLGDGRRALLVTVVRTWGSSPRPEGAMLAVRDDGLVVGSVSGGCIEDDLIARVQASGVASWARPEAVKYGVTAEEAHRFGLPCGGTIELVLEPLAPKSGIAALCDALERGRLVTRTLDLATGEAALAPAIATDGLSFDGARLVTIHGPRYRMLVIGAGQLSRYLCQIAVGLDYQVTVCDPREAYTDAWDVPGTRLVRTMPDDTVLDMQLDRRSAVIALTHDPKLDDLALMEALKTPAFYVGALGSRRNSQARRERLREFDLGAAALARLHGPAGIYIGSRTPPEIAVSILAEVTAAKNGVSLPTILQVEGAKAAREVAAGGGAVCGISFEA
- a CDS encoding CoA transferase is translated as MSDLASLSQSEQSGRARTAAYLHEIWRAANGDPDYLRTLRFSGVGVLPSVFPVTDFASAAIGAASAAVAELVHRATGKLPGVHVDRRRASLWFGTSLRPRGWQVPPPWDVIAGDYRTADGWIRLHTNAPHHRDAALAVLGAPLDKAAVARAAEQWRGDALESAVIAQGGCAAAMHTQDEWARHPQGRAVRAEPLLIHDDVAVEGKRPAWSAPAERPLHGVRVLDLTRILAGPVATRFLAGFGAQVLRIDPIGWDEPNTVPEVVLGKRCARVDLKSGEGCALLRRLIGEADVMVHGYRPDALERLGFDADERRRINPGLVDVSLDAYGWSGPWRGRRGFDSLVQTSAGIVETGMRETRGERPVPLPVQALDHGVGYFLATAAIRGLARRLATGVGTRTRASLARTAVLLASDGLQEKGRRPIAPETPDDLAEWVEETSWGPARRVRAPVAVDGAPVRWPHPASALGSSPAGW